A stretch of Apostichopus japonicus isolate 1M-3 chromosome 9, ASM3797524v1, whole genome shotgun sequence DNA encodes these proteins:
- the LOC139973376 gene encoding uncharacterized protein → MMSSFNRLSQASEPAIPLRRPKIRRAWSAPSHRQPPPNQPLKVSGFHLHRDIESEFQSELGKNLFEQTVQLQENSATLAPVNISNLPATGRIACCWRQCDKTPHLYDQRRCVNIRDTICKSPLVTENKNFISYFTRGQLDKVSVAKSRGYTDLPVPNIGKFVKRVRSADVGSLTQFSLKDQYCNESIEEIRGNYWRSKVLEKEEKDRITLVEGICRDILNELCDGPVSDQLYFSEKRKHLLKIKMSLDEETENWISLVKEEAKREAEQREAAAKKLLEYEESKRPKRKKNSKKKRPKSILKSRLRSKSDTDSDLASLKSSREGGKSVRFRENLTDTKIINRSKTGTSKKRGKKKQETGLTELDQSKGQKKAGGRILSPKRRSSRKKKTFPGYTSSEKLSKQKVTPIEEISSVSPIDSTTMGTKADHRREEISNVEAQDETVDCLPQELVKIVTPDEPPNFSLADEYHTKKELVADWLQNKYCSAAPKTIPLI, encoded by the coding sequence ATGATGAGCTCCTTCAATCGATTGTCGCAAGCTAGCGAACCGGCAATTCCATTGCGCCGCCCTAAAATTCGCCGAGCATGGAGTGCACCTTCACATCGCCAACCACCGCCAAATCAACCGCTTAAAGTTTCCGGTTTTCACCTGCACCGTGATATCGAGTCTGAATTTCAGAGCGAACTTGGTAAGAATTTATTTGAGCAGACTGTACAGCTTCAGGAAAATTCCGCTACATTAGCCCCTGTTAATATTAGTAACCTGCCTGCCACAGGGAGAATTGCCTGTTGCTGGAGGCAATGTGATAAAACTCCGCACTTGTACGATCAACGGCGCTGTGTTAATATTCGTGACACCATCTGCAAATCTCCGCTTGTTACGGAAAACAAgaatttcatttcttatttcaCAAGAGGTCAACTCGACAAAGTCTCTGTGGCAAAGTCACGGGGATATACCGACTTACCGGTACCGAATATCGGAAAATTTGTCAAACGCGTTCGTAGTGCTGATGTTGGTTCGTTAACACAATTTTCATTGAAAGATCAATATTGTAATGAGTCTATTGAAGAGATTAGAGGAAATTACTGGAGATCAAAAGTTTTGGAGAAGGAAGAAAAAGACAGAATTACATTGGTAGAAGGGATTTGTCGAGATATTCTCAATGAACTTTGTGATGGCCCTGTTTCTGATCAGCTATACTTCAgcgaaaaaagaaaacatttattaaaaataaaaatgtctcTAGACGAAGAAACTGAAAACTGGATAAGTCTTGTCAAAGAAGAAGCGAAAAGGGAAGCCGAACAAAGAGAGGCAGCTGCGAAAAAGCTTCTCGAGTACGAGGAGTCAAAACGACCGAAGAGGAAAAAGAATTCGAAAAAGAAACGACCAAAATCGATACTGAAAAGCAGGTTGCGTTCAAAGTCTGATACAGACAGCGATTTGGCGTCCCTTAAAAGTTCAAGGGAAGGAGGAAAGTCTGTACGATTTCGAGAAAACTTAACTGATACAAAGATTATCAATAGATCCAAAACAGGCACgagtaagaaaagggggaagaAAAAACAGGAGACTGGACTCACCGAGCTTGACCAGTCTAAAGGACAAAAGAAGGCAGGTGGACGCATTCTGTCGCCGAAACGACGATCTAGcaggaaaaagaaaacgttTCCTGGTTACACAAGCagtgaaaaactttcaaaacaaaaagtgaCGCCAATCGAAGAAATATCGTCGGTAAGCCCAATAGATTCGACAACCATGGGAACGAAAGCAGACCACCGCCGTGAAGAAATATCAAACGTTGAAGCTCAAGATGAAACTGTCGATTGCTTGCCTCAGGAATTAGTCAAAATTGTTACTCCTGACGAACCTCCGAACTTTTCACTGGCGGATGAATATCACACTAAAAAGGAACTGGTGGCTGACtggttacaaaataaatattgttccGCCGCTCCAAAAACCATACCTTTAATTTGA
- the LOC139973380 gene encoding inositol monophosphatase 3-like translates to MTKVYGHEVQSDSSRIFLKKTMNSVKISPIGLLVLAFVGALALYYVQQSWWGHEIEVSTSADEISMKQLLSAAIYAAEKGGVEVVKVRKDADLEEKSKGKTLEGANNPVTAGDMKSHEAIVYSLKVTFDGLPVVSEEKEDKPWDKTKVKKLEVNHPDVKSIITDDQMIPIKDVVVWVDPLDATQEYTENLVHYVTTMVCVAIKGEPVIGVIHKPFSDQTTWAWVGHGHSANLKSPPYKVSMKESPNIIVSRSHAGAVKGVAEETFGKEVNVIKAGGAGYKVLELFAGNADAYIHTTLIKKWDICAGNALLKEMSSKMTTLSGESIGYEYQSDPKNDGGLLASIWDHDNFLKKLSSAKGV, encoded by the exons ATGACGAAGGTATACGGGCACGAAGTTCAAAGTGACTCTAGTCGTATATTTTTAAAGAAGACAATGAATAGCGTAAAGATTAGTCCAATCGGGCTTTTGGTGTTGGCCTTTGTAGGGGCCTTAGCACTGTACTATGTGCAGCAAAGTTGGTGGGGACATGAAATTGAGGTCTCGACATCTGCCGATGAAATAAGCATGAAACAACTGTTATCTGCTGCAATATATGCAGCCGAAAAAGGTGGTGTCGAAGTTGTGAAAGTACGAAAAGATGCTGATCTAGAAGAAAAGAGCAAAGGGAAAACCTTAGAAGGTGCCAATAATCCTGTGACAGCTGGAGACATGAAATCCCATGAAGCAATTGTGTATTCCCTGAAAGTAACATTTGACGGTTTACCA GTTGTATCCGAAGAGAAGGAAGATAAGCCATGGGATAAAACAAAAGTCAAGAAGTTGGAGGTGAACCATCCAGATGTGAAGTCTATCATCACCGACGATCAGATGATACCCATCAAAGACGTAGTCGTGTGGGTCGACCCCCTTGATGCTACACAGGAATACACTG AGAATTTAGTCCATTATGTGACAACAATGGTCTGTGTTGCTATCAAGGGAGAGCCTGTGATTGGTGTTATCCACAAACCATTTTCTGACCAAACAA CTTGGGCTTGGGTTGGACATGGTCACTCTGCCAATCTGAAGTCACCACCGTACAAAGTGAGCATGAAGGAGAGCCCAAATATCATCGTATCGAGGAGTCATGCGGGAGCGGTCAAAGGTGTGGCAGAGGAAACCTTTGGAAAAGAAGTTAACGTTATAAAAGCTGGTGGCGCAG GTTACAAAGTTTTAGAGCTGTTTGCAGGCAATGCAGATGCCTACATACATACTACGTTGATTAAAAAATGGGACATCTGTGCTGGAAATGCACTCCTGAAGGAGATGAGTAGTAAAATGACCACATTATCAGGTGAATCTATCGGCTACGAGTACCAAAGCGATCCAAAGAACGATGGCGGCCTGTTGGCTTCAATATGGGACCATgataatttcttgaaaaaattGTCCAGCGCCAAAggagtttga